In one Zymobacter palmae genomic region, the following are encoded:
- a CDS encoding pyridoxine 5'-phosphate synthase, with protein MTTPLRIQLGIDIDPILPLGRTGAGEATLSWRRALVGTCIDALDNGADFISITHSTRGHAAEALAMLTPMLGNRLELRINAADGVQNLPHGRIERLCLPLCALDSPQAGERLKARVNELFIAVSPTMSTIEQAYRSGADGVLIDSRPFAYAEGDERELAYEALANAIDFACERELTVHVHGGLASRSAEAAAAIGGVSAAVVGASLLSRALHFGIADATSSLKKTIVDAQNAGLMDAALFGHGCECDHSEHE; from the coding sequence ATGACTACACCGCTGCGCATTCAACTGGGTATCGATATCGACCCGATCCTGCCGCTCGGTCGTACCGGTGCGGGTGAAGCGACACTGTCCTGGCGCCGTGCGCTGGTCGGTACCTGCATCGACGCGCTCGATAATGGCGCCGACTTCATCAGCATCACGCACTCCACGCGCGGCCATGCGGCCGAAGCGCTGGCAATGCTGACCCCGATGCTGGGCAACCGTCTTGAGCTGCGTATCAACGCCGCTGATGGTGTACAGAATCTGCCGCACGGTCGCATTGAACGTCTGTGTCTGCCGCTGTGCGCGCTGGACAGCCCGCAGGCAGGCGAACGCCTGAAAGCGCGCGTCAACGAGCTGTTTATCGCTGTCTCTCCGACCATGTCGACTATCGAGCAGGCTTATCGTTCGGGTGCTGACGGTGTCCTGATTGACAGCCGTCCGTTTGCTTATGCCGAAGGCGACGAACGCGAACTGGCCTATGAAGCTCTGGCCAATGCGATCGACTTCGCTTGCGAACGCGAACTGACGGTTCACGTTCATGGCGGCTTGGCAAGTCGCAGTGCTGAAGCCGCTGCTGCCATCGGTGGCGTCAGTGCCGCTGTTGTCGGTGCGTCACTGCTGTCTCGTGCACTGCACTTCGGCATTGCAGATGCTACTAGCAGCCTGAAGAAAACCATCGTTGACGCACAGAATGCCGGCCTGATGGATGCCGCTCTGTTCGGTCACGGCTGCGAATGCGATCACAGCGAGCACGAATGA
- the lepB gene encoding signal peptidase I, whose product MDLTLILVLVLLLSAIVWGLDRFVLRRRRKARGEDPSAPQPWYIDLPRSLFPVLFVVVAIRSFVVEPFQIPSGSMLPTLKIGDFIAVNKFAYGLRLPVLNTKILPVGMPQRGDVIVFRYPVDPSQHFIKRVVGVPGDRIHYENRTLTINGQEVPKTLVAAQAPDDPYNQLWHETLGGVEHDLYVNPTARFRDGELETKIQGPWDIVVPEGRYFAMGDNRDNSQDSRFWGFVPEENIVGRTFAVWMHWSGGLPDFSAVRGVH is encoded by the coding sequence ATGGATTTGACTCTGATACTGGTGCTGGTCCTGCTGCTCTCGGCCATCGTCTGGGGACTGGATCGTTTCGTACTGCGCCGCCGCCGTAAGGCGCGCGGTGAAGACCCGTCTGCACCTCAGCCGTGGTATATCGATCTTCCGCGCTCGCTGTTTCCGGTGCTGTTTGTCGTTGTAGCGATTCGCTCGTTCGTGGTCGAACCGTTCCAGATTCCGTCCGGCTCGATGCTGCCAACGCTGAAGATCGGCGACTTCATTGCCGTCAACAAGTTTGCCTATGGGCTTCGCCTGCCGGTGTTGAACACCAAGATTCTGCCGGTGGGCATGCCGCAGCGCGGCGATGTGATCGTCTTCCGCTATCCGGTCGATCCATCCCAGCACTTCATCAAGCGTGTGGTCGGCGTACCGGGTGATCGTATCCACTACGAGAACCGCACGCTGACCATCAACGGTCAGGAAGTGCCCAAAACGCTGGTAGCCGCACAAGCACCGGATGATCCCTACAACCAGCTGTGGCACGAAACGCTGGGCGGCGTTGAGCACGACCTGTACGTTAACCCGACAGCCCGTTTCCGTGATGGCGAGCTTGAAACCAAGATTCAGGGCCCGTGGGACATCGTCGTGCCGGAAGGCCGCTATTTTGCGATGGGCGACAACCGCGACAACTCTCAGGACAGCCGGTTCTGGGGGTTCGTGCCGGAAGAGAATATCGTGGGGCGCACCTTCGCCGTCTGGATGCACTGGAGCGGCGGCCTGCCTGACTTTTCGGCTGTCCGCGGCGTTCACTAA
- the era gene encoding GTPase Era: MHDHDVSSSMNMDNTLHCGFVAIVGRPNVGKSTLMNRILGQKISITSRRPQTTRHQVMGVKTEGGVQAVYVDTPGMHVMKKDRNRAINQFMNQAATQALRDVDAVVFIVDRMRWTEEDDIVLSRLEHVKAPVILAVNKVDWVEDKASLLPALEELAKKRDFAAILPISARLGTGVEALERQIASFLPEGPFYFPEDQITDRSQRFMASELVREKVMRQLGDELPYRLTVEIERFQEKVSTRTGDPVVHIDALLLVEREGQKKILIGEQGSRLKRIGQEARIDMERLFDSKVMLRLWVKVKRGWSDDERALKSLGYDLD, encoded by the coding sequence ATGCACGACCATGATGTCTCATCATCGATGAACATGGATAACACACTGCACTGCGGTTTCGTCGCTATCGTCGGCCGCCCGAATGTGGGCAAGTCGACGCTGATGAACCGTATCCTCGGTCAGAAGATTTCGATCACCTCGCGTCGTCCTCAGACCACGCGCCATCAGGTGATGGGGGTCAAGACTGAAGGCGGCGTGCAGGCGGTCTACGTCGACACGCCTGGGATGCATGTAATGAAGAAAGATCGCAATCGCGCGATCAACCAGTTTATGAACCAAGCGGCTACGCAGGCACTGCGTGACGTTGATGCGGTTGTCTTCATCGTTGACCGCATGCGCTGGACGGAAGAGGACGATATCGTGCTCTCCCGCCTTGAGCATGTGAAGGCGCCTGTCATTCTGGCCGTTAACAAAGTCGATTGGGTAGAAGACAAGGCGTCTCTGCTACCGGCATTGGAAGAGCTGGCCAAGAAGCGTGATTTCGCTGCGATTCTGCCGATCTCTGCCCGTCTGGGTACTGGGGTCGAAGCGCTCGAACGACAGATTGCAAGCTTCCTGCCGGAAGGGCCGTTTTACTTCCCCGAAGATCAGATCACTGACCGCAGCCAGCGTTTCATGGCGTCCGAACTGGTCCGCGAGAAGGTCATGCGCCAGCTGGGCGACGAGTTGCCTTACCGTCTGACCGTCGAAATTGAGCGCTTCCAAGAAAAAGTCTCGACGCGTACCGGTGATCCGGTTGTGCACATCGACGCACTGTTGCTGGTCGAACGCGAAGGTCAGAAGAAGATCCTGATCGGTGAACAGGGCAGTCGCCTGAAGCGTATCGGTCAGGAAGCGCGCATCGACATGGAGCGTCTGTTTGATAGCAAGGTCATGCTTCGCCTGTGGGTCAAGGTCAAGCGTGGCTGGTCGGATGACGAACGCGCGCTGAAAAGCTTGGGCTACGATCTCGACTGA
- the recO gene encoding DNA repair protein RecO, which yields MADRQSEASDMQPQPAYLLHRRPYRETSALVDMLTLDHGLVRAVARGVQRPRGRARGILQPFMPLQVTWSGRRELKTLNMIEASGSPTLLAGEGVICALYAHEIMVRCLPRELPVERVFVHYGGLLPALTRPAERAAALRRFEITLLTELDAEPVFLTETEQPLDPHCHYVYLSHARRFRAVAEGQKGCEGRTLNLLAHGDWEAAGLAGVAKWLTRAALSPLLGETPLRSRMLMQQLYTQRQQSKAAAD from the coding sequence TTGGCAGACCGCCAGTCAGAGGCTTCGGACATGCAACCGCAACCTGCCTATTTGCTGCATCGGCGTCCCTATCGCGAAACCAGTGCGCTGGTGGATATGCTGACGCTCGATCATGGCCTTGTACGCGCTGTCGCTCGGGGCGTACAGCGGCCACGTGGCCGTGCGCGGGGCATCCTGCAGCCCTTCATGCCGTTGCAGGTGACATGGTCGGGGCGGCGAGAGCTGAAGACGCTCAATATGATCGAAGCTTCTGGCTCGCCGACTTTGCTGGCCGGTGAAGGCGTAATCTGCGCACTGTATGCCCATGAAATTATGGTGCGCTGCCTGCCGCGAGAGCTTCCCGTCGAACGCGTCTTTGTCCATTATGGTGGCCTCTTGCCGGCACTGACACGCCCCGCCGAACGTGCGGCGGCGCTAAGACGCTTCGAGATCACTCTGCTGACCGAGCTGGATGCCGAACCGGTCTTTCTGACCGAAACTGAGCAGCCACTCGACCCCCACTGCCACTATGTTTATCTGTCTCACGCCCGTCGTTTTCGCGCCGTGGCGGAAGGGCAGAAGGGCTGTGAGGGAAGAACACTCAATCTGCTGGCGCACGGTGACTGGGAGGCGGCAGGGCTGGCCGGTGTCGCCAAGTGGTTGACCCGAGCGGCATTATCGCCGTTACTGGGTGAGACACCCTTGCGCTCCCGTATGCTGATGCAACAGTTGTACACTCAACGGCAGCAGAGCAAGGCTGCCGCTGACTGA
- the rnc gene encoding ribonuclease III: MSQSLDKVSQRLGYTFKTIAHLELALTHRSVGSKNNERLEFLGDSIVNFVIGEALFRKFPSAREGQLSRLRARLVKGKTLAEVAREFDLGEYLRLGAGEMKSGGHRRESILADAMEAVIGAIYLDGGMDAVRPCILRWYQTRLDGLDLQDTLKDPKTRLQEALQARQWSLPQYAVVNVDGDAHDQTFTVTCYIDALDLTAKGRGSSRRYAEQHAAEQALTMLDAKIRS; this comes from the coding sequence GTGAGCCAATCTCTGGATAAAGTCAGCCAGCGTCTTGGATACACCTTCAAGACCATTGCCCACCTTGAGCTGGCACTGACACACCGCAGTGTGGGCAGCAAGAATAACGAACGCCTCGAATTTCTCGGGGATTCCATCGTCAACTTCGTCATTGGCGAAGCGCTGTTCCGCAAGTTCCCGAGTGCTCGGGAAGGGCAGCTGTCGCGCCTGCGCGCACGTCTGGTTAAGGGCAAGACCTTGGCCGAGGTCGCGCGTGAGTTCGATTTGGGCGAATATCTGCGCCTAGGTGCCGGTGAAATGAAGAGCGGCGGCCATCGCCGTGAATCGATTCTGGCAGACGCGATGGAAGCCGTGATCGGAGCGATCTACCTTGATGGCGGTATGGATGCCGTTCGTCCCTGCATTCTGCGCTGGTACCAGACACGTCTGGATGGGCTGGATTTGCAGGACACACTGAAAGACCCCAAGACACGTTTGCAGGAAGCACTGCAGGCGCGCCAATGGTCGCTTCCCCAATATGCTGTCGTCAACGTAGACGGGGATGCGCACGATCAGACCTTTACGGTCACCTGCTATATCGATGCGCTGGATCTCACGGCCAAGGGCCGTGGCAGCAGTCGACGCTACGCCGAGCAGCACGCAGCCGAGCAGGCCCTTACCATGCTTGACGCAAAGATCCGGAGCTGA
- a CDS encoding low molecular weight protein-tyrosine-phosphatase, with protein sequence MKTHKIAVLFVCLGNICRSPTAEGIFRRKVKEAGLDDAILIDSCGTGSWHIGNPPDERAIAYAATQGIDLSGLRARKLSGADYSRFDYVIAMDMRNLKTIKARAPKNATARISLLLDFDPHSPTREVPDPYYGGEEGFRRVYTLVNKACDRLLDDIRKRLEGAA encoded by the coding sequence ATGAAAACGCATAAAATCGCCGTCCTTTTCGTCTGCCTCGGAAACATCTGCCGCTCACCAACGGCGGAGGGTATCTTTCGACGCAAGGTCAAGGAGGCGGGGCTAGATGACGCGATACTGATCGACTCCTGCGGTACGGGCAGCTGGCACATCGGCAACCCGCCTGACGAACGTGCGATTGCCTACGCCGCAACACAGGGGATTGACCTGTCAGGGTTGCGGGCACGTAAGTTGTCGGGAGCCGATTACAGCCGCTTTGACTATGTCATCGCCATGGACATGCGCAACCTCAAGACCATCAAGGCCCGAGCACCCAAGAACGCGACGGCACGCATTTCGCTGCTGCTCGACTTTGACCCGCATTCACCGACCCGCGAAGTGCCCGACCCCTACTACGGTGGGGAAGAAGGTTTCCGCCGCGTTTATACGCTGGTCAACAAGGCCTGTGATCGGCTGCTGGACGATATCCGCAAACGCTTGGAGGGCGCTGCATGA
- a CDS encoding 23S rRNA (uracil(1939)-C(5))-methyltransferase yields MSLGQRRPPRKVKPRAIRAPQTPVVSAPPGVAADSVQHDDSVLSLTIERLGHDGRGIARAPSGKTVFVDQALPGEQVNVRIHHQRGRFDEAHVIARTTSSPDRIEPACTHFGVCGGCALQHLAPDAQLAHKRQVLVEHFEREGLSIDPQQALTSTPYGYRRRARLGVNVDRQGNRLLGYRRHRSDRVCGITMCPVLAPSLERLLQPLHALIEQLEAPRQVGHIELLEADNARCIVVRQLRDQPDDEALWTAFGDAHDVHVMFVRGKGEQVALEGATDLSYQLNVANRSLTLGFQPGDFFQVNRDVNRQLVSTTLEWLAPHAGTAVLDLFAGVGNFSLGLAAMGAKVHALEGQQVMVERLLDNAQRNGLDGVTAATADLTRVPVQGDYQAVVLDPPRDGARAVCEQLAKRPVSSIAYVSCNPATLARDAAQLAKGGYRLTHAAVVDMFPQTAHLETLAVFERR; encoded by the coding sequence ATGAGTCTTGGTCAGCGGCGTCCGCCGCGCAAGGTAAAACCGCGCGCCATTCGCGCACCTCAAACCCCGGTGGTGTCTGCACCACCGGGTGTCGCTGCCGATTCAGTGCAGCACGATGATTCTGTCCTGTCGCTCACTATTGAGCGGCTGGGGCATGATGGCCGTGGCATAGCCCGCGCGCCATCGGGCAAGACCGTGTTCGTCGACCAGGCATTGCCGGGCGAACAGGTCAATGTCCGTATCCACCACCAGCGAGGCCGCTTCGACGAAGCGCACGTCATCGCTCGCACCACATCCTCTCCTGATCGTATCGAACCTGCCTGCACCCATTTTGGAGTGTGCGGGGGCTGTGCGTTGCAGCACCTTGCCCCCGACGCTCAGCTGGCTCACAAGCGACAGGTGTTGGTTGAGCATTTCGAGCGCGAAGGATTGAGCATCGACCCACAGCAGGCGCTGACCAGTACCCCCTACGGTTATCGGCGTCGTGCCCGGCTCGGGGTCAATGTCGATCGCCAGGGCAATCGTCTGCTGGGTTACCGTCGCCATCGCAGCGACCGCGTTTGTGGCATCACCATGTGCCCGGTGCTCGCGCCCTCACTGGAACGTTTATTGCAGCCTTTGCATGCACTCATCGAGCAGCTTGAAGCGCCGCGTCAGGTAGGGCACATTGAACTGCTCGAAGCTGACAACGCACGATGTATCGTGGTACGCCAGCTGCGCGATCAGCCTGACGATGAAGCACTGTGGACGGCCTTTGGTGACGCCCACGATGTGCATGTCATGTTTGTGCGTGGCAAGGGGGAACAGGTGGCATTGGAAGGTGCTACGGACCTGTCCTACCAGCTGAATGTGGCCAATCGTTCTCTGACGCTAGGATTCCAGCCGGGCGACTTCTTCCAAGTCAACCGTGATGTAAACCGTCAACTGGTCAGCACGACGCTTGAATGGTTGGCGCCGCATGCCGGTACGGCCGTATTGGATTTGTTCGCGGGAGTGGGCAACTTCTCATTGGGACTGGCGGCCATGGGCGCGAAGGTTCATGCGTTGGAAGGCCAGCAGGTCATGGTTGAGCGACTGCTCGACAACGCTCAGCGTAATGGTCTAGACGGCGTCACTGCGGCGACCGCTGACCTGACGCGCGTTCCGGTACAGGGTGACTATCAAGCCGTGGTGCTTGATCCCCCGCGCGACGGGGCTCGTGCTGTATGCGAACAGCTGGCCAAACGGCCTGTCTCATCTATTGCGTATGTGTCGTGCAATCCGGCAACGCTGGCGCGCGATGCCGCGCAGCTGGCTAAGGGCGGCTATCGACTGACGCATGCTGCCGTCGTAGACATGTTCCCGCAGACGGCACATCTGGAAACGCTGGCCGTTTTCGAGCGTCGGTAA
- the murB gene encoding UDP-N-acetylmuramate dehydrogenase: MTLIRANVSLTEHNTLGFVSKAEWFAAPTTVDECKAVLAEAQQRSLSITVLGGGSNVILAPFVPGLVIVPSMTTVRYDEGAQDTVRVYAEAGVDWPALVVETAEHGLWGIENLALIPGRCGAAPVQNIGAYGVELADVIDAIHVLHFDGTETVIPAREAAFGYRDSIFKHALAGRCLITAIELIVHRQAEPKLAYGDLAARVTLPCTPAEVAAAVSAVRREKLPDPRKLGNAGSFFKNPVIARAHAERLLEQHASMPHFTVSDTEVKVPAAWLIDQCGFKGCTYGTVGVHDRQALVLVNRGGGDATALMALAERIRQQVEARFGIVLEPEPRQIG, encoded by the coding sequence ATGACGCTGATCCGCGCCAATGTCTCGCTGACGGAGCACAATACGCTGGGCTTCGTGTCCAAAGCGGAATGGTTCGCCGCTCCCACCACGGTCGATGAGTGCAAGGCCGTGCTGGCCGAAGCGCAGCAGCGGTCACTCTCCATTACTGTGCTGGGCGGTGGCAGCAACGTCATACTGGCCCCTTTTGTGCCGGGGCTGGTAATCGTGCCGTCGATGACAACTGTGCGCTACGACGAAGGTGCGCAGGATACCGTGCGTGTCTACGCTGAAGCGGGTGTTGATTGGCCTGCATTGGTGGTCGAAACGGCTGAGCATGGGCTGTGGGGTATCGAGAACCTCGCTCTGATTCCGGGGCGTTGTGGCGCGGCACCGGTCCAGAACATCGGTGCCTACGGCGTTGAACTGGCCGACGTCATTGACGCTATCCATGTACTGCATTTCGACGGTACTGAAACCGTGATTCCGGCACGTGAAGCGGCTTTTGGCTATCGTGACAGTATCTTTAAGCATGCATTGGCGGGTCGCTGTTTGATTACGGCGATCGAACTGATCGTACACCGTCAGGCCGAACCTAAGCTCGCGTACGGTGATTTGGCCGCGCGCGTGACGTTGCCGTGCACGCCGGCCGAGGTCGCGGCGGCCGTCAGTGCCGTGCGGCGTGAGAAACTGCCTGACCCACGCAAGCTGGGCAATGCGGGAAGTTTTTTCAAGAATCCCGTGATTGCACGCGCACACGCTGAGCGCCTGTTGGAGCAGCATGCATCAATGCCTCATTTCACGGTTAGCGATACCGAGGTGAAGGTGCCGGCCGCATGGCTGATCGACCAGTGCGGTTTTAAAGGGTGCACGTACGGTACAGTGGGCGTTCACGACCGCCAAGCACTGGTATTGGTCAATCGTGGCGGTGGTGATGCCACCGCTCTGATGGCGCTGGCCGAACGTATCCGGCAACAGGTTGAAGCACGCTTCGGCATTGTGTTGGAACCTGAGCCTCGTCAGATCGGGTGA
- the lepA gene encoding translation elongation factor 4 — MTAESGPTSLDFIRNFSIIAHIDHGKSTLADRIIQLCGGLSDRELKEQVLDSMDIERERGITIKAQSVTLNYTAQDGNTYQLNFIDTPGHVDFSYEVSRSLYACEGALLVVDAAQGVEAQSVANCYTAIEQGLEVLPVLNKMDLPQADPAKVGQEIEEIIGLDATDACQVSAKSGLGMEALLERLVRDIPSPKGNRDADLQALIIDSWFDNYLGVVSLVRVFDGTLRKGDRIMMKSTGRHWDVTAIGIFTPKRTETDILRAGEVGFVVAGIKDIHGAPVGDTITHASTPSVERLPGFQKVQPQVYAGMFPLGSDDYEDFRDALAKLALNDASLEYVPENSDALGFGFRVGFLGTLHMEIVQERLEREYNLDLLTTAPTVNYELALNSGEIEYISNPSKLPDMARVDEMREPIVRATILVPQEYVGNVITECVNRRGVQLDMQVLGQQMQLVYHMPMSEVVMDFFDRLKSISKGYASLDYSFEHFEAAKLVRLDVLINGERVDALAIIIHRDHAHSRGRILVEKMKEVIPRQMFDVAIQAAIGGQVVARATVKALRKNVTAKCYGGDVSRKKKLLQKQKEGKKRMKQVGRVEIPQDAFLAVLKTSE, encoded by the coding sequence ATGACGGCTGAGTCAGGTCCGACTTCTCTGGACTTCATTCGAAACTTCTCCATCATCGCCCACATCGACCACGGTAAATCCACGCTGGCTGACCGTATCATCCAGCTGTGTGGGGGCCTCTCCGATCGTGAGCTCAAGGAGCAGGTGCTTGATTCGATGGATATCGAGCGCGAGCGCGGTATCACGATCAAGGCCCAGTCCGTCACGCTGAACTACACGGCGCAGGACGGTAACACCTATCAGCTCAACTTCATCGACACGCCGGGACACGTCGACTTCTCGTACGAGGTGTCGCGCTCGCTGTATGCCTGTGAAGGGGCGCTTTTGGTGGTGGATGCCGCACAGGGTGTCGAAGCCCAGTCGGTCGCGAACTGCTATACCGCCATCGAGCAAGGGCTTGAAGTCCTGCCTGTACTGAACAAGATGGACCTGCCGCAGGCTGATCCGGCTAAAGTGGGTCAGGAAATCGAAGAGATTATCGGCCTTGATGCGACCGATGCCTGCCAAGTTTCCGCGAAGAGCGGCCTCGGCATGGAAGCGCTGCTTGAACGTTTGGTGCGTGACATTCCCTCGCCCAAGGGCAATCGTGATGCCGACCTGCAAGCGTTGATCATCGACTCTTGGTTCGACAACTATCTGGGCGTCGTCTCTTTGGTGCGCGTGTTCGACGGTACGCTGCGCAAGGGCGACCGCATTATGATGAAATCCACCGGACGCCACTGGGATGTTACGGCGATCGGTATCTTCACGCCGAAGCGCACTGAAACCGACATCCTGCGTGCAGGCGAAGTGGGTTTCGTTGTCGCCGGTATCAAGGATATCCACGGTGCGCCGGTCGGGGATACGATCACGCATGCGAGCACGCCGAGCGTCGAGCGCCTGCCGGGCTTCCAGAAAGTCCAGCCGCAGGTCTATGCGGGGATGTTCCCCCTTGGCTCAGATGACTACGAAGACTTCCGCGATGCGCTGGCGAAGCTGGCACTCAACGATGCCTCGCTTGAGTACGTGCCGGAAAACTCCGATGCACTGGGCTTCGGCTTCCGCGTCGGCTTCCTCGGAACGCTCCACATGGAGATCGTTCAAGAGCGTCTGGAGCGTGAATACAACCTCGACCTGTTGACCACGGCGCCGACCGTGAATTATGAATTGGCGCTCAACAGCGGCGAAATCGAATACATCTCCAACCCTTCGAAGCTGCCCGATATGGCGCGCGTCGATGAAATGCGCGAGCCGATTGTGCGTGCCACTATTCTGGTGCCGCAGGAATATGTCGGTAACGTCATCACTGAATGCGTCAACCGCCGCGGTGTGCAGCTCGACATGCAGGTGCTGGGTCAGCAGATGCAGCTGGTCTACCACATGCCGATGAGCGAAGTGGTAATGGACTTCTTCGACCGCCTGAAGTCGATCAGTAAGGGCTACGCCTCGCTGGACTACAGCTTCGAGCATTTCGAAGCGGCCAAGCTGGTGCGTCTCGACGTGCTGATCAACGGCGAACGCGTCGACGCGTTGGCTATCATCATTCACCGCGACCATGCGCATTCACGCGGCCGTATCCTCGTCGAGAAGATGAAGGAAGTCATTCCGCGTCAGATGTTCGACGTGGCGATTCAGGCGGCTATCGGTGGGCAGGTCGTTGCACGTGCTACCGTTAAAGCGCTGCGCAAAAACGTTACGGCGAAGTGCTACGGTGGTGACGTCTCGCGTAAGAAGAAACTGCTTCAGAAACAGAAGGAAGGTAAGAAGCGCATGAAGCAGGTCGGACGCGTCGAGATTCCACAGGATGCTTTCCTGGCCGTACTCAAGACCAGCGAGTGA